GCTCCCCTACTCATCACCGCGGGCTTCACGGCAAGCATGAACTACAACCTGTTCAGCGACCGGATGCAGTCGCTCCCCGTGTACGTCTACACGCAGTTCGCGAACCAGGGCAACCCGGCATCCGCGTTCATCGAGCGCGCCTGGGCCGCCGCGCTCCTCCTCATCCTCATCGTGATGGCGCTCAACCTGTTAGCCCGCCTCATCGCTCGACGGTTCTCGGCCGTCGCACGCTGATCACAGACCACACCCACAGAAAGCAGCACATGTCGAAGCGCATCGAAGTTGAAGACCTCAACGTCTACTACTCGAAGTTCCTTGCAGTTGAAGACGTCTCGCTCACGATCGAGCCCCGCTCGGTCACCGCGTTCATCGGCCCCTCGGGCTGCGGCAAGTCGACCTTCCTCCGGACGCTGAACCGGATGCACGAGACGATCCCCGGCGCTCGAGTCGAGGGCAAGGTCATGCTGAACGACGAGGATCTCTACGCGCCAGGCGTCGACCCCGTGCTCGTTCGCCGCCAGGTTGGCATGGTGTTCCAGCGGCCGAACCCGTTCCCGACGATGTCGATCCGCGACAACGTGCTCGCGGGTGTGAAGCTCAACAACAAGCGCATCTCGAAGAGCGATGCTGACGAGCTTGTCGAGAAGTCGCTGCGCGGCGCGAACCTGTGGAACGAGGTGAAGGATCGCCTGGAGAAGCCCGGCGCGGGCCTGTCCGGCGGCCAGCAGCAGCGGCTCTGCATCGCGCGTGCGATCGCAGTCTCCCCCGAGGTGCTGCTGATGGATGAGCCCTGCTCGGCCCTCGACCCGATCTCAACGCTCGCGATCGAGGATCTCATCGCTGAACTCAAGCAGGAGTACACGATCGTCATCGTGACTCACAACATGCAGCAGGCGTCGCGCGTCTCGGACCGCACTGCCTTCTTCAACATCGCAGGTACCGGCAAGCCAGGCAAGCTCATCGAGTACAACGACACTGCGACGATCTTCGGCGCCCCGTCAGTCCAGGCGACTGAGGACTACGTCTCAGGTCGCTTCGGGTAGCCACGCCGGGCCTAGCGCCCGTAAGCGGTGCTGCTCGACCGCCTAATCGCCCGCCTGCACGCTCTGTGCGGGCGGGCGTTGTGCTTCCACCCGGCCGCGCGGCCATAACCCTGGGATCTGCAGCAGATATGCCAGCTTCGCAGCATCGGGGCATTTCTGCTGCATTTCCCATAGGCATGCACCGCGCGGCACAGTGGGCAGGCGCATACTTGCCAGTTCCAGAGCTACCCCCAGCCCCAGAACTACCCAATGGCACAAAAAGACCGAGCCGCAGAACGCCTCTCGGCGGAAGGCCGCTCGAAGCGGCGAATTTTGGAGCCCGGGGAACTGCGGCCCGGCACCACTAAGTGTACCCGCAGTTCAGTGTGAGCCAACGACTTAGCCGAGAGTACCGTCACGCCACCGCCTGGCGGCGCCGTCGAGCTCCCGAGCAATCGTCGAATACCTGAGCGCGCGAGTGGTGAGTTCTGTCCCGTGCGCTTCGTCGTGAACGTCCCGGTCATCGGCGAGTTCTGCTGCGCCCGCAGCCATCACACGGGAATATGCCGCAGCACGGTCAAGCGTCACCCCGAGATCACCGACGAAGGCGCCGCGGAGGATCCGGTCGCACAGCTCAGAAATCGTTTCGGGCGTGGCGGGCTCGACGGCGCCGACAACGATCGGGTCAATCGTACCGATCCTTCCCGAGCCCCTCGCGAACAGGTCGGCTGTGCCTTCAGCATCCGCGACGGTAATGCGCCGAAGCAGGTACAGGCGCCAGAGCACGCCCGCGAGCGAGTGCGGGCTTTCTCGCGCCCAGAGCTCAGCAATATCGTTGATTCCATCGCCCGCGGCGACGTCAACCACGCGGCGCACGATCTCGGGGTCTGCGACCTGCCGCACCCGGTGGAGCAAAGCCCACGAGGTCTCTTGCGCGAGCCTGTGGGCCGCTTCTGGATCGTCTGAGCCGATAATGCCGTCGAAAGCTGCTGACGGCTGCAGTATTGGTCGCTGGTGTTCTCGTGTCATACGGTGAGCCAGGTTACGCGCTTCCGCGCCGAAGCGCGACCGCCGCCCAGATCAGCGATCCCCCAATGAGGGTTGTCACCAGGCCCGCGGCGAACGCGGCAAGCACGAGCGCAAGCGACGGCCAGATGAGGGCGGCGACGCCGAGTGCAACAAGCACGGCTGGTATTGCAATGAATGCCCAGTGGAGCGACTGCCGCATGCGGATCGCAATCGCGAGCCAGACCGTCCCGACGAACAGCATCATCGCCGCGACGAACCCGACAAGCATGCTCACCGTCAGCTCGGGGAACGCGAGCGCGATGACTCCAAGCACGATGAAGAGAATCGCGGCGGGAGTACCAAACCCTCGGGCACGTGAGCCAACGAGCGTGGCAATGCCGTTACCGATCAGGGCCGCTCCAATCAGGAACGCGAGGATCCTGCTGGCGGCGAAGAACGGCCAGATGAGCAAGCTCAGGCCAATAAGCACTGTCACGATACCGACAGCGAGCGGCACGCCCCACGGGAAGTTGCGGGATGGTCGTCGGCCGGGCTGCGACCCTTCGGGGATAAGCTCCCAACTCATGCGGTGTCCCTTCGCTTCGGTGTCGCCACTCGGTCGGCGGTCAACTCGCCAGGCGCTACCTCAACTGTAAACGCCACAAGCTGAGGAGTGGGCTGCGTGCGCTTTCGGCGCAATCCAGGTCAACCAGGGCGGCTGTGAAAATCACAGACACCCTTGACTGACATTGGGAACGGAGAATAATTGGGAATCAAAGAGAAAGGGGAAACTCATGGGATTCTTAGCTTTCATCGTGCTCGGGCTCATCGCGGGGGCAATTGCCAAGGCGATCATGCCTGGCAAGAGTAGCGGCGGTTGGTTCGCCACACTGATACTCGGCGTTGTTGGCGCCGTTGTTGGCGGCTGGCTCGGCTCGCTCCTCTTCAACGCTCCGCTCCAGGAGTTCTGGTCATTGCAGACCTGGGCCCTCGCAATTGGCGGCGCGCTCGTCGTGTTGCTCATTTGGGGCATGATCACCGGACGCCGCAAGGAATAGTCCACGAAACGCGAAAAGGCCCGGCCAGGAAAATTATCCTGACCGGGCCTTTTCTTCAGTTTGCGTTGTGCCCCCAGTAGGGATCGAACCTACGACCTGCGGATTAAAAGTCCGTAGCTCTACCGCTGAGCTATAGGGGCCAACTCAAGTAGCTTAGCGGATTCGCGCGGCAGAAAATCACTTCACCCCATCGGCCCCGCGCACTTTTCGATACGGGTGAGTCTCGACCCTCGACGTAACTTCTGCGATCATGTCTGCCGCGGAAGCGTTCTGCCTCGCCGAATCGACGATTTTGCGCGTCGTCTTCGCTGCGGCGCTCAGGTTCATCGGGCGCCCCTCGATTCCAAACAGCAGCAGCGCCCAGTCGGGAAGCAGCGAAAGAATCCCGTCTTGGACGTTCACAGTGACCCAGGTCGCGACGGGGTTGCCGCTGAGCGACGGCTTGCGCAGGGAGCGCGAGAGCTCGGCTGCAGGCAGTGTCAGCGCCATCCAATCCTTGTTTGTCTCGATGTAGGCGTC
Above is a window of Leucobacter aridicollis DNA encoding:
- the pstB gene encoding phosphate ABC transporter ATP-binding protein PstB, whose amino-acid sequence is MSKRIEVEDLNVYYSKFLAVEDVSLTIEPRSVTAFIGPSGCGKSTFLRTLNRMHETIPGARVEGKVMLNDEDLYAPGVDPVLVRRQVGMVFQRPNPFPTMSIRDNVLAGVKLNNKRISKSDADELVEKSLRGANLWNEVKDRLEKPGAGLSGGQQQRLCIARAIAVSPEVLLMDEPCSALDPISTLAIEDLIAELKQEYTIVIVTHNMQQASRVSDRTAFFNIAGTGKPGKLIEYNDTATIFGAPSVQATEDYVSGRFG
- a CDS encoding DUF308 domain-containing protein, encoding MSWELIPEGSQPGRRPSRNFPWGVPLAVGIVTVLIGLSLLIWPFFAASRILAFLIGAALIGNGIATLVGSRARGFGTPAAILFIVLGVIALAFPELTVSMLVGFVAAMMLFVGTVWLAIAIRMRQSLHWAFIAIPAVLVALGVAALIWPSLALVLAAFAAGLVTTLIGGSLIWAAVALRRGSA
- a CDS encoding GlsB/YeaQ/YmgE family stress response membrane protein, which produces MGFLAFIVLGLIAGAIAKAIMPGKSSGGWFATLILGVVGAVVGGWLGSLLFNAPLQEFWSLQTWALAIGGALVVLLIWGMITGRRKE